The Nicotiana tabacum cultivar K326 chromosome 1, ASM71507v2, whole genome shotgun sequence genome segment ctctacTGGCTTACTCgggatattcctttgttttcaagAATCTtatgatatcatgataccatggctgaacatcTGGTATCATCTCAACTATATTGCAGTAACCATGTCTTTCTTGGATTTGGATTTCTAGTTGGTCAATGTGGACATTGACTGGATACAACAGCACTGAGGCCAAAATGGCTAGTCCATCGCCTAACTCATTGTGAAaacgaggaatgtacctgaatttGACGGATTTGAACCGGTTGCTAAGATCTTCTACATGTTGCCTGTATGGGATAAGCTTGATATagcgggtttcccattctccttgagcttGTCGAATAATGAAGTCAGAATCTCctatgattaacaattcttctaCATCTATGTT includes the following:
- the LOC142164402 gene encoding uncharacterized protein LOC142164402 — encoded protein: MVVNIDVEELLIIGDSDFIIRQAQGEWETRYIKLIPYRQHVEDLSNRFKSVKFRYIPRFHNELGDGLAILASVLLYPVNVHIDQLEIQIQERHGYCNIVEMIPDVQPWYHDIIRFLKTKEYPE